A single window of Gemmatimonadota bacterium DNA harbors:
- a CDS encoding mandelate racemase/muconate lactonizing enzyme family protein has protein sequence MKITDVETIVIKNIQPYRGGRYWLFVRLITDEGIVGLGERPSGNATNLDAQISLIKNLCQQFAIGTSPFDIESLWQRIFASRHDYRHPGLDATPALSAIEMACWDIVGKALNQPIYNLLGGRVHDKLRAYAYMPTDGIWENPERAGEIATRLVENGNTACKFDPFQPLFPHPRDFPLKTIRHVAKIFKSIRDAVGDELEIGIGTHGQFSTSGAIRVAKELEEFSPFWFEEPVPPENIDEMARVAAHTSIPIATGERLVTKYEFAELLKKQAAQILQLDVGQCGGILESKKIASMAEAHYALIAPHMYCGPIAAAAAVQLDTCSPNFLIQEFNANDLHSEIFVEPIQFESGYITPPTGPGLGIELDESVVAKHRA, from the coding sequence ATGAAAATCACCGATGTAGAAACCATAGTAATCAAAAACATCCAGCCCTATCGCGGGGGGCGATACTGGCTCTTTGTCCGGCTCATCACCGACGAAGGCATCGTCGGACTGGGCGAGCGACCCTCGGGAAATGCCACCAATCTGGACGCCCAAATCAGCCTCATCAAAAACCTGTGCCAGCAATTCGCCATTGGCACAAGCCCCTTTGACATCGAAAGCCTGTGGCAGCGCATCTTTGCGTCCCGGCACGACTATCGCCACCCTGGCCTCGACGCAACACCCGCCTTGAGCGCCATTGAAATGGCGTGTTGGGACATCGTCGGCAAAGCCCTGAACCAGCCCATCTACAACCTGCTCGGCGGCAGGGTCCACGACAAACTCAGGGCTTATGCCTATATGCCAACCGACGGCATCTGGGAAAATCCAGAACGCGCTGGCGAAATCGCAACCCGTCTGGTCGAGAATGGAAATACCGCCTGCAAATTCGACCCCTTCCAACCCCTCTTTCCCCATCCGCGCGATTTCCCACTCAAAACCATCCGCCACGTCGCCAAAATATTCAAAAGCATCCGGGACGCAGTCGGCGACGAATTGGAAATCGGCATCGGCACTCACGGACAATTCAGCACATCCGGCGCAATCCGCGTGGCAAAAGAACTGGAAGAATTCAGCCCCTTCTGGTTCGAAGAACCCGTCCCCCCGGAAAACATCGACGAAATGGCCCGCGTCGCCGCCCACACCAGCATCCCAATAGCCACAGGCGAACGGCTCGTCACCAAATACGAATTTGCCGAACTCCTGAAAAAACAGGCCGCGCAGATCCTCCAATTAGACGTGGGACAATGTGGTGGAATATTGGAATCCAAAAAAATCGCCAGCATGGCTGAAGCCCACTACGCCCTCATCGCGCCCCACATGTATTGCGGTCCCATCGCCGCAGCCGCCGCAGTACAACTCGACACATGCTCACCGAACTTTCTGATCCAGGAATTCAACGCCAACGACCTCCACAGCGAAATATTCGTAGAGCCAATCCAATTTGAAAGCGGCTATATCACCCCGCCAACAGGACCTGGTCTGGGAATCGAACTCGACGAATCAGTAGTTGCCAAACACCGTGCGTAA
- a CDS encoding sigma-70 family RNA polymerase sigma factor — MANSKYGLSEQPDTEILAEVSAGDIDAYGKIVRRYQGRLYNFVFRFVSDRETAEDIVQEAFLRAFGKREEYRAIANFSTWLFTIAGNLAKSELRRRKRWRLFSLDRDEESDTGMDLPDESMRPDRMAESSLADVEIQSAIASLPDNYRQVILLRDVEGMSYYEISEIVKCPVGTVKSRVNRGRLKLQQKLKNEGRDVGLNV; from the coding sequence ATGGCAAATTCAAAATATGGACTGAGCGAACAACCAGATACAGAGATTTTAGCTGAGGTCTCTGCCGGAGATATTGATGCTTATGGAAAAATTGTGCGGCGCTATCAAGGGCGGTTGTACAATTTTGTTTTTCGCTTTGTGAGCGATCGAGAAACAGCAGAAGATATCGTGCAAGAGGCGTTTTTGCGCGCGTTTGGAAAGCGCGAGGAATACCGCGCAATTGCCAATTTCTCTACATGGCTGTTTACGATTGCTGGAAATTTGGCCAAAAGTGAGTTGAGAAGGCGCAAGCGATGGCGGTTGTTTTCACTGGATCGAGACGAGGAGTCAGATACGGGCATGGATTTGCCCGATGAATCTATGCGTCCCGATCGCATGGCGGAATCTTCGCTGGCCGATGTGGAGATTCAGAGTGCTATTGCTTCATTGCCCGATAATTATCGCCAGGTGATTTTGTTGCGCGATGTAGAAGGTATGTCGTATTATGAGATTTCTGAAATTGTGAAGTGTCCGGTTGGGACGGTGAAGTCGCGGGTCAATCGCGGGCGCTTAAAATTACAACAAAAATTGAAAAATGAAGGCCGAGATGTGGGCCTGAATGTCTAA
- a CDS encoding zf-HC2 domain-containing protein — MTVTDFEARVSDYVDGEMSPIEMAEMERKAAECEHCRTLLADVQTLKERMAQLPQVRPSAEFDFTLRSHLAMAMAKEKQPLHRARRTMFSSVSRTITTLAAAVVIGLGLTQVVFYSDTTPTPQMAVERQEIPLVPGERLPSVDVGALELERLSKESYSLDSRHYRDSARVDSASRLKQLPSDMRDLRRVKQVPVSYSF, encoded by the coding sequence ATGACCGTTACTGATTTTGAAGCGCGAGTTTCGGATTATGTAGATGGCGAAATGAGTCCGATTGAGATGGCGGAAATGGAACGCAAAGCTGCCGAGTGCGAGCATTGTCGCACTTTGCTGGCCGATGTGCAAACTTTGAAGGAGCGCATGGCGCAATTGCCACAGGTGCGCCCATCGGCTGAGTTTGATTTTACCCTGCGCAGCCATTTGGCTATGGCTATGGCAAAAGAAAAACAGCCTTTGCACAGGGCGCGGCGCACTATGTTTTCTTCTGTTTCGCGGACGATTACAACGCTGGCTGCGGCTGTGGTGATCGGCCTGGGGTTGACGCAGGTGGTTTTCTATAGCGATACAACGCCTACCCCACAAATGGCAGTGGAGCGCCAGGAAATTCCGCTGGTGCCGGGCGAGAGATTGCCGAGTGTTGATGTCGGTGCTCTGGAATTGGAGCGTTTGTCCAAGGAGTCTTATAGTCTGGATTCTCGTCATTATCGGGATTCGGCGCGTGTGGATTCCGCATCGCGGTTGAAGCAACTGCCATCGGATATGCGCGATTTGCGCCGCGTGAAACAGGTTCCCGTTTCGTATTCATTTTGA
- a CDS encoding PDZ domain-containing protein, translated as MRSLCCAMALCLLVVGRGWTEERSLLCALEEEIAAILEDNRQSVVRIHTLYPPRARADSGPFGSVFTHGTGFIFDPQGYILTIEAAIADADEIRVTLASGLQVRATLVGADPISGIAVIRVEAENLPTVLVGNSQHIKIGHYALLLGNDFGNLVPSVGMVYGIYRDRDLFQVSARVQSSYGGAPVFCGNGRVGGMVWRYEDPIRTVTQDDGSLFGWTSLPSSVFVIPINRAMRVARALVAHGQMAYGKLGVEVAPRGNEVVVVNVQPNSPATEGGIQPGDVVLSYRGRAIGGPVHLKRMVLESTPGETATIGIRREGQVVAIQVELDQMDSTDLVALRPAPLVKPEDAAVYQHINYLQREVGRLRQILHRDK; from the coding sequence ATGAGATCTTTGTGTTGCGCAATGGCGTTGTGTCTGCTCGTCGTGGGCAGGGGATGGACGGAAGAACGCAGCCTGTTGTGCGCGCTTGAAGAGGAAATTGCTGCAATTTTGGAAGATAATCGGCAGAGTGTGGTGCGGATTCACACGCTCTATCCTCCCCGTGCGCGGGCAGATAGCGGGCCGTTTGGTTCGGTGTTTACCCATGGCACGGGGTTTATTTTTGATCCCCAGGGTTATATTTTAACGATTGAAGCCGCTATTGCAGATGCCGATGAGATTCGGGTGACGCTGGCTTCTGGTCTGCAGGTGCGGGCTACACTGGTGGGGGCAGATCCGATTTCGGGGATTGCTGTTATTCGCGTTGAGGCAGAAAATTTGCCCACGGTTTTGGTGGGAAATTCTCAGCATATTAAAATTGGGCATTACGCCCTTTTATTGGGCAATGATTTTGGCAATCTGGTGCCTTCTGTTGGGATGGTGTACGGAATCTATCGGGATAGGGATTTGTTTCAGGTGTCGGCCCGCGTGCAGAGCAGTTATGGCGGGGCTCCCGTGTTTTGTGGTAATGGACGGGTTGGGGGCATGGTGTGGCGCTATGAAGACCCGATTCGCACCGTTACTCAAGACGATGGTTCTCTATTTGGATGGACCTCCCTGCCGTCGTCGGTTTTTGTCATTCCGATCAATCGCGCGATGCGGGTGGCGCGCGCGCTGGTTGCACATGGGCAGATGGCGTATGGCAAACTGGGTGTGGAGGTTGCACCACGGGGCAACGAGGTGGTGGTGGTCAATGTGCAGCCCAATAGTCCTGCAACTGAGGGCGGGATTCAGCCGGGCGATGTGGTGCTTTCATATCGCGGGCGCGCCATTGGTGGTCCAGTGCATTTGAAGCGGATGGTGCTGGAAAGTACGCCGGGCGAGACCGCAACGATAGGTATTCGACGCGAGGGACAGGTGGTGGCGATACAAGTCGAGCTGGATCAGATGGATAGCACTGATCTGGTCGCTTTGCGTCCAGCACCTCTGGTAAAGCCAGAAGATGCAGCGGTTTATCAGCATATCAATTATCTGCAACGCGAAGTCGGGCGTTTGCGACAGATTTTGCATCGCGACAAGTAA